A region from the Lolium perenne isolate Kyuss_39 chromosome 4, Kyuss_2.0, whole genome shotgun sequence genome encodes:
- the LOC127296368 gene encoding F-box protein At2g26160, which produces MDPSGWTSLPSDLIRRVADLFLATSDVDYYMSVRAVCRNWRAATDDPTGLDPRFTPRGWVLVASLAGDDQTGRRCLFLHANTGRFLWKGPLRNYTCVASTEDGHLVLEPASRNSRICLLNPMTGSLVSLPVTTAQFLGDNEFGLSHDRNMFATGSSSMVLYSFFDSSSGGCIDLTWDAVYNRESLFKAMTGMFASMVPFKGRAYAVNENGSVAVVEHNCRLDEKPEVTRVITGSWNWMDGRNTFLVDNAGELLVVSLLVSRREVQVFRVDLKNGLLEQIKGIGNRAIFLGKRRCLSVDAYKFQAIESNCIYYIGNRFGFDCGIFMHCLKDGSHVKLFESCCVPEGPKSLARVIMEYACYGHNA; this is translated from the coding sequence ATGGACCCGTCGGGCTGGACATCGCTCCCCTCCGACCTCATCAGGCGCGTCGCGGACCTCTTCCTCGCCACCAGCGATGTGGACTACTACATGAGCGTGCGCGCCGTGTGCCGCAACTGGCGCGCCGCCACCGACGATCCGACCGGGCTGGACCCTCGCTTCACGCCCCGCGGATGGGTTTTGGTCGCGTCGCTCGCCGGCGATGATCAAACCGGCCGCCGCTGTCTCTTTCTTCATGCCAACACCGGCCGTTTCCTGTGGAAGGGCCCGCTCCGCAACTACACCTGTGTTGCCTCCACTGAGGACGGCCACCTAGTCTTGGAGCCGGCATCGAGGAACTCCAGGATCTGCCTCCTCAATCCCATGACTGGCAGCCTAGTCAGCTTGCCCGTAACTACGGCGCAGTTCCTTGGTGACAACGAATTTGGTCTCAGTCACGACAGAAATATGTTCGCGACAGGCTCTTCATCGATGGTGCTCTACAGCTTTTTTGATTCCAGTTCTGGCGGGTGCATCGATCTGACCTGGGATGCTGTTTATAATCGGGAGTCACTGTTCAAAGCCATGACGGGTATGTTTGCCTCCATGGTGCCCTTCAAAGGTCGCGCTTACGCCGTGAACGAGAATGGGTCAGTCGCTGTGGTGGAACACAACTGCAGGCTGGATGAGAAGCCTGAGGTCACCAGGGTTATCACCGGCAGCTGGAATTGGATGGACGGCCGCAACACGTTCCTTGTTGACAATGCAGGGGAGCTGCTGGTTGTGAGCCTTCTGGTGTCGCGGAGAGAGGTGCAGGTCTTCAGGGTGGATCTCAAGAATGGGCTTTTGGAGCAGATTAAGGGTATTGGCAACCGTGCTATCTTCCTTGGCAAGCGGCGGTGTTTGTCGGTTGATGCTTATAAATTCCAAGCCATCGAAAGCAACTGCATCTACTACATTGGCAATCGCTTTGGCTTCGACTGCGGGATTTTCATGCATTGCCTCAAGGACGGCAGCCATGTGAAACTCTTTGAGTCCTGTTGTGTCCCGGAGGGCCCCAAGAGCCTTGCCAGAGTTATCATGGAGTATGCTTGCTATGGACATAATGCTTAG